The Thalassospira sp. ER-Se-21-Dark genome includes a region encoding these proteins:
- a CDS encoding cyclopropane-fatty-acyl-phospholipid synthase family protein, whose amino-acid sequence MSLDWTQKKVLDFFREHVTRGTLVFRVDDKHEIVLGDGSEPRAGMTVPDWTNTLKMALSPDPGFGEAFMHGGFDLVNCEMEDLIKVLRLNFEGGHSTSGFGSFIEKLQALKFQIGQFTSVRAASHRVRHHYDIGNDLYTRFLDPEMQYSCAFWDDGAQTLEEAQHRKMSLTTQRLKINEPGLRVVDIGCGWGGLSRFIHRETGAEVHGITLSTEQYNWAQEKRSEMGGNMKAGLDYHLLDYRLFADANAGKYDRVVSVGMFEHVGRHQFKTYFEKVSELLKAGGRAVIHTIIKPRAEFTSPWIDKYIFPGGYIPAVHEVIEAAEHANLTVEASNFHAGRNYAQTLIAWRDRFRKVADELDPEKYDEEFKRMWEFYLAGCINAFDAGEGGGGMRVGQFVFTKPGFEYA is encoded by the coding sequence ATGAGTTTGGATTGGACACAGAAAAAGGTTCTCGATTTCTTTCGGGAACATGTCACGCGCGGGACTTTGGTATTCCGTGTGGATGACAAGCACGAAATCGTGCTGGGAGATGGATCAGAACCGCGGGCGGGTATGACCGTCCCGGACTGGACCAACACACTTAAAATGGCACTGAGCCCGGACCCGGGCTTTGGCGAAGCCTTCATGCATGGCGGGTTCGACCTTGTGAACTGCGAGATGGAGGACCTGATCAAGGTGCTGCGTCTTAATTTCGAAGGCGGGCATTCGACCAGCGGGTTTGGCAGTTTTATTGAAAAGCTGCAGGCGCTGAAATTCCAGATCGGGCAGTTTACATCGGTCCGGGCCGCGTCGCACCGCGTGCGCCATCACTATGATATCGGCAATGATCTTTACACCCGGTTCCTTGATCCGGAGATGCAATATTCATGTGCATTCTGGGATGACGGGGCCCAGACCCTTGAAGAAGCCCAGCACCGGAAAATGAGCCTGACCACCCAGCGTCTCAAGATCAATGAGCCGGGCCTGCGTGTGGTCGATATCGGTTGTGGCTGGGGCGGGTTAAGCCGCTTTATCCATCGTGAGACCGGGGCAGAGGTGCATGGCATCACGCTTTCGACCGAACAATATAACTGGGCGCAGGAAAAGCGTTCGGAGATGGGCGGCAATATGAAGGCGGGGCTTGATTACCACCTGCTGGATTACCGCTTGTTTGCCGATGCCAACGCCGGGAAGTATGACCGCGTTGTATCGGTCGGCATGTTTGAGCATGTTGGTCGTCATCAGTTCAAAACCTATTTCGAAAAGGTCAGTGAGCTTCTGAAGGCCGGCGGGCGGGCTGTGATCCATACCATCATCAAGCCGCGGGCTGAGTTTACCTCGCCATGGATTGATAAGTATATCTTCCCGGGCGGGTACATTCCGGCGGTACACGAAGTGATCGAGGCCGCCGAACATGCCAACCTGACGGTAGAGGCCTCAAACTTCCATGCCGGTCGCAACTATGCCCAGACGCTTATTGCGTGGCGCGATCGGTTCCGTAAAGTCGCCGATGAACTTGACCCGGAAAAGTACGACGAAGAATTCAAACGCATGTGGGAGTTTTATCTGGCTGGATGCATCAATGCCTTTGACGCGGGCGAGGGCGGCGGCGGAATGCGGGTCGGCCAGTTCGTCTTTACCAAGCCGGGCTTTGAATATGCCTGA
- a CDS encoding aspartate-semialdehyde dehydrogenase: MGYKIAVVGATGNVGREMLNTLAERKFPADEIFALASSKSIGRTVGYGEDDEISVLDAATFDFSKADIALFSAGGETAKKLAPKAAEAGCVVIDNSSYWRMEPGVPLVVPEVNGDALAGYAKKNIIANPNCSTIQMVLALKPLHDIATIKRIVVATYQSVSGAGRAAMDELFNQTKGIYVNDPPKKEEFTKQIAFNVIPHIDNFMDDGATREEWKMSVETRKILAPEIAVHATCVRVPVFVGHGEAVNIEFEKPITVDEARKAMKNFPGVSVVDYRQDEGYVTPQEVQGEDNVFVSRVRKDPTVANGLSLWCVGDNLRKGAALNAVQIAEKLVAEFLPKK; encoded by the coding sequence ATGGGCTACAAAATCGCCGTTGTCGGCGCGACCGGAAATGTCGGGCGCGAGATGCTTAACACCCTTGCCGAACGCAAATTCCCGGCAGACGAAATCTTTGCGCTGGCATCGTCGAAATCCATCGGGCGCACCGTGGGCTATGGCGAAGATGACGAGATCAGCGTTCTCGATGCCGCAACCTTTGATTTCTCAAAGGCCGATATCGCCCTGTTCTCGGCCGGTGGTGAAACCGCCAAGAAACTGGCCCCCAAGGCTGCCGAAGCAGGCTGCGTTGTCATCGACAATTCCAGCTATTGGCGCATGGAACCGGGTGTTCCGCTGGTCGTGCCCGAGGTCAATGGCGATGCGCTGGCCGGATACGCCAAAAAGAACATCATCGCCAACCCGAACTGCTCGACCATTCAGATGGTTCTGGCCCTTAAGCCGCTTCATGACATCGCAACGATCAAACGCATCGTTGTTGCGACCTATCAGTCGGTGTCGGGTGCCGGTCGTGCCGCCATGGACGAGCTGTTTAACCAGACCAAAGGCATCTATGTGAATGATCCGCCCAAGAAGGAGGAATTCACCAAACAGATCGCCTTTAACGTCATCCCGCATATCGACAATTTCATGGATGATGGCGCGACCCGCGAAGAATGGAAAATGTCGGTCGAGACCCGCAAAATTCTTGCGCCGGAAATCGCAGTCCACGCCACCTGCGTGCGCGTTCCGGTCTTTGTCGGCCACGGCGAAGCGGTCAATATCGAGTTCGAAAAACCGATCACGGTCGACGAAGCCCGCAAGGCGATGAAAAACTTCCCCGGTGTTTCGGTTGTCGATTACCGTCAGGACGAAGGCTATGTCACCCCGCAGGAAGTCCAGGGCGAAGACAATGTCTTTGTTTCGCGCGTGCGCAAGGACCCGACGGTCGCAAACGGCCTGTCGCTGTGGTGTGTTGGCGACAACCTGCGCAAGGGTGCTGCCCTGAACGCGGTTCAGATTGCCGAGAAACTGGTCGCAGAATTCCTGCCAAAGAAATAA
- a CDS encoding sugar-binding transcriptional regulator has translation MVKRTRKEAARLDEAARAGWLYYCAGNTQDEIAQKLGVSRPTAQRLVSAAVSEGLVKVRLDHPIARCMELGKAICETYGIAGCDVVPTDPAAPDAMFGMAQAAANYLERALHSTEPKIIALGTGRAMRAMVDEIGRIDAYHHKIVSLVGTIAHDGAASFYDAVTDLADRTRAPHYPLPIPVIIADPQTRERMQQQPPMDNILKLAREADIRFIGVGHLGDDAPLHIDGFISKDELVSLRESGGIGEVISWSFDQDGNILNHPVNHCVTSAPAVQPATNTIAVAKGAKKVAAIRGAMRGQLISTLITDEATAESLLR, from the coding sequence ATGGTCAAACGCACCCGCAAGGAAGCGGCCCGCCTCGATGAAGCAGCCCGCGCTGGCTGGCTTTATTACTGTGCTGGCAACACGCAAGATGAAATCGCCCAGAAGCTTGGCGTGTCACGCCCGACCGCACAGCGTCTGGTGTCTGCAGCCGTCAGCGAGGGACTGGTAAAGGTTCGCCTTGATCACCCGATTGCGCGCTGCATGGAACTGGGCAAGGCGATCTGCGAGACCTATGGCATTGCCGGTTGCGATGTGGTGCCAACCGATCCGGCGGCACCCGATGCGATGTTTGGCATGGCGCAGGCGGCGGCAAACTATCTCGAACGTGCGCTGCATTCCACCGAACCCAAAATCATCGCACTCGGTACCGGGCGCGCCATGCGCGCCATGGTCGATGAAATCGGGCGTATTGATGCCTATCATCACAAGATCGTCTCCCTGGTCGGCACCATCGCCCATGACGGGGCGGCGAGTTTCTATGATGCGGTGACGGATCTTGCCGACCGCACCCGTGCGCCGCATTACCCTTTACCGATCCCGGTGATCATCGCCGATCCGCAGACGCGCGAACGCATGCAGCAACAGCCCCCGATGGACAATATCCTCAAACTCGCGCGCGAAGCCGACATCCGCTTTATCGGGGTCGGGCATCTGGGCGATGATGCACCGCTGCATATTGACGGCTTTATCTCGAAAGATGAGCTGGTGTCACTGCGCGAAAGTGGCGGCATCGGTGAAGTGATCAGTTGGTCGTTTGATCAGGACGGCAATATCCTCAATCATCCGGTCAATCACTGTGTCACCAGTGCGCCGGCTGTACAGCCCGCAACCAACACCATTGCGGTCGCCAAGGGCGCGAAAAAAGTCGCCGCGATTCGCGGTGCGATGCGTGGCCAATTGATTTCAACGCTGATTACTGACGAAGCCACTGCGGAAAGTTTGCTGCGCTAG